In a single window of the Hoyosella subflava DQS3-9A1 genome:
- a CDS encoding ATP-binding cassette domain-containing protein, which translates to MSITTEMSEPPARHAADSHDLIRVHGARENNLKDISVEIPKRRLTVFTGVSGSGKSSLVFSTIAAESQRMINETYSAFVQGFMPTLGRPEVDVLDGLTTAIIVDQERMGANPRSTVGTVTDANAMLRILFSRRGQPHIGSPQAFSFNVASISGAGAVTLEKGGETVKERRTFSVTGGMCARCEGRGKVTDFDLSALYDESLSLNEGALTIPNYSMDGWYGRIFRGCGFFDPDKPIRNFTKRERSALLYKEPTKIKVDGVNVTYEGLIPRIQKSFLSKDREAMQPHIRAFVDRAVTFTTCPECDGTRLSELARSSKINGLSIADACAMQINDLAVWVRSLNEPSVAPLVTALGDTLESFVEIGLGYLSLERPSGTLSGGEAQRVKMIRHLGSSLTDVTYVFDEPTIGLHPHDIQRMNDLLLRLRDKGNTVLVVEHKPEAIAIADHVVDLGPHAGTAGGEVVFEGTVDGLRASDTLTGRHLDDRATLKDAVRSASGTLEIRGASTHNLHDVDVDVPLGVLCVVTGVAGSGKSSLIHGSVSGRDGVVTVDQTAIKGSRRSNPATYTGLLEPIRKAFAKANGVRPALFSANSEGACPTCNGAGVIYTELGVMATVESPCEECEGKRFQASVLEYTLGGRNIAEVLAMPVTEAEEFFGDGEARTPAAHKILERMEQVGLGYLSLGQPLTTLSGGERQRLKLATHMGEKGGIYILDEPTTGLHLADVEQLLSLLDRLVDAGKSVIVIEHHQAVMAHADWIIDLGPGAGHDGGRIVFEGTPRELVDARSTLTGEHLAAYVGA; encoded by the coding sequence ATGAGCATCACCACTGAAATGTCAGAACCGCCCGCGCGGCACGCTGCCGACAGCCACGACCTGATCCGCGTGCACGGTGCGCGGGAAAACAATCTCAAAGACATCAGCGTCGAGATCCCGAAGCGGCGACTCACGGTGTTCACCGGCGTCTCAGGTTCGGGCAAAAGTTCTTTGGTGTTCAGCACAATCGCAGCAGAATCCCAGCGAATGATCAACGAAACGTACAGCGCATTCGTGCAGGGGTTCATGCCGACGCTGGGGCGGCCCGAGGTCGACGTGCTCGACGGACTGACCACTGCGATCATCGTTGACCAAGAGCGAATGGGCGCAAACCCCCGCTCGACAGTCGGCACCGTCACTGACGCCAACGCGATGCTGCGCATCCTCTTCAGCAGACGCGGACAGCCTCACATCGGCTCTCCGCAAGCGTTCTCCTTCAACGTCGCGTCGATCAGCGGGGCTGGCGCAGTGACCCTCGAAAAAGGCGGCGAGACGGTAAAAGAGCGCCGCACATTCAGTGTCACCGGCGGCATGTGTGCCCGCTGCGAAGGCCGAGGGAAGGTCACCGACTTCGATCTTTCCGCCCTCTACGACGAGAGTCTCTCGCTTAACGAGGGTGCGCTGACAATCCCCAACTACAGCATGGACGGGTGGTACGGCCGCATCTTCCGCGGCTGCGGGTTCTTCGACCCGGACAAGCCGATCCGCAACTTCACTAAGAGGGAGCGCTCAGCCCTCCTGTACAAAGAACCCACCAAGATCAAAGTCGACGGCGTGAACGTCACGTACGAGGGCCTGATTCCGCGAATTCAGAAGTCCTTCCTTTCCAAAGACCGGGAAGCGATGCAGCCCCACATCCGGGCCTTCGTCGACAGGGCTGTCACCTTCACCACCTGCCCAGAGTGCGACGGCACGCGACTGAGCGAGCTGGCCCGATCGTCGAAGATCAACGGGCTCAGCATCGCTGATGCGTGCGCGATGCAGATCAACGACCTCGCCGTGTGGGTCCGCAGCCTGAACGAACCCTCCGTGGCGCCGCTCGTGACGGCGCTAGGGGACACCCTCGAATCGTTCGTCGAAATCGGGCTCGGTTACCTCTCCCTCGAGAGACCGTCGGGCACACTTTCGGGAGGCGAGGCGCAACGCGTCAAGATGATCCGGCACCTCGGATCCTCCCTCACTGACGTCACCTACGTATTCGACGAGCCGACGATCGGACTGCACCCGCACGACATCCAGCGGATGAACGACCTGCTGCTGAGGTTGCGCGACAAGGGCAACACCGTCCTCGTCGTCGAGCACAAGCCCGAAGCCATCGCTATTGCCGACCATGTCGTCGACCTCGGCCCGCACGCCGGTACTGCTGGCGGTGAGGTGGTGTTTGAGGGCACGGTGGACGGACTGCGGGCCAGCGATACTCTCACCGGCCGCCACCTCGACGATCGGGCAACTCTCAAGGACGCCGTGCGTTCGGCTTCCGGCACGCTCGAGATTCGCGGCGCGTCCACCCACAACCTTCACGACGTCGACGTCGACGTTCCGCTCGGGGTGCTGTGCGTGGTCACGGGTGTGGCGGGTTCCGGGAAGAGCTCCCTGATCCATGGGTCAGTCTCAGGCCGCGATGGGGTGGTGACAGTTGACCAGACAGCGATCAAGGGGTCACGACGCAGCAACCCCGCAACCTACACCGGGCTGCTAGAACCCATCCGTAAAGCGTTCGCTAAAGCCAACGGCGTGAGGCCTGCCCTCTTCAGCGCGAACTCCGAAGGCGCGTGCCCCACCTGCAACGGCGCCGGTGTCATCTACACAGAACTCGGAGTGATGGCCACTGTCGAATCACCCTGCGAAGAGTGCGAGGGGAAGCGGTTCCAGGCGTCGGTCCTGGAGTACACACTGGGCGGGCGGAACATCGCTGAAGTGCTTGCGATGCCGGTGACTGAAGCTGAGGAGTTCTTTGGTGATGGCGAGGCACGCACCCCTGCGGCGCATAAGATCCTCGAACGGATGGAGCAGGTAGGACTCGGCTATCTCAGCCTCGGACAGCCACTCACCACGCTGTCGGGCGGCGAGCGGCAGCGCCTCAAGCTCGCCACCCACATGGGTGAAAAAGGCGGAATCTACATTCTCGATGAGCCCACCACGGGCCTGCACCTCGCTGATGTCGAGCAACTGCTGAGCCTGCTTGACCGGCTCGTTGACGCGGGCAAGTCAGTGATTGTCATAGAACACCATCAGGCCGTGATGGCGCATGCGGACTGGATCATCGACCTGGGACCGGGAGCGGGGCACGATGGCGGCCGGATCGTCTTCGAAGGGACACCGCGGGAACTCGTTGATGCTCGATCAACCCTCACAGGCGAGCACCTTGCCGCGTACGTCGGCGCGTGA
- a CDS encoding VOC family protein, with protein MDITINASFLPHTDPDASLAFYCDALGFEVRKDVGYNGMRWITVGPPQRPDMNIVLTPPAADPGITEEERRTISEMMAKGTFGAIMLATTDVNGTFEKVQASGAEVMQEPTDQPWGTRDCAFRDPAGNTVRIQEVH; from the coding sequence ATGGACATCACAATCAACGCAAGTTTTCTTCCCCACACCGATCCTGACGCCTCGCTGGCGTTCTACTGTGACGCCCTCGGCTTCGAGGTCCGTAAAGACGTCGGGTACAACGGAATGCGCTGGATCACCGTCGGCCCCCCGCAGCGGCCCGACATGAACATCGTCTTGACTCCGCCCGCCGCCGACCCCGGCATTACCGAGGAGGAACGCCGCACCATCTCCGAGATGATGGCAAAAGGCACATTCGGTGCGATCATGCTGGCGACCACAGACGTCAACGGCACCTTCGAGAAAGTTCAGGCAAGCGGCGCGGAAGTAATGCAGGAGCCCACAGACCAGCCGTGGGGCACCCGCGACTGCGCGTTCCGCGATCCCGCCGGTAACACCGTCCGCATCCAGGAAGTTCACTGA
- a CDS encoding helix-turn-helix transcriptional regulator produces MTSTPASAQYLRDLALLRRVRDRIDREYAQPLDVEALARDVHMSAGHLSRQFRAAYGESPYSYLMTRRIERAMAFLRRGDLSVTEVCFAVGCQSLGTFSTRFTELVGVPPSVYRREAATETAGIPSCVAKQVSRPIRNQEARVSPANLK; encoded by the coding sequence GTGACGAGCACACCTGCCTCGGCGCAGTACTTGCGAGACCTCGCGCTGCTGCGACGCGTTCGCGACCGGATCGACCGGGAATACGCGCAGCCCCTTGACGTGGAAGCGCTTGCCCGCGATGTCCACATGTCGGCAGGCCACCTCAGTCGGCAGTTCCGGGCCGCGTATGGCGAATCGCCGTATTCCTACCTGATGACACGGCGTATCGAGCGGGCAATGGCTTTTCTTCGCCGTGGCGACCTCAGCGTCACCGAGGTCTGCTTCGCAGTTGGCTGTCAGTCACTGGGAACTTTCAGCACGCGATTCACGGAACTAGTCGGCGTGCCGCCGAGTGTTTATCGGCGAGAAGCGGCAACCGAGACCGCGGGGATTCCGTCATGCGTCGCGAAACAAGTCAGCAGACCGATCAGGAATCAAGAAGCGAGGGTGTCGCCGGCGAACTTAAAGTGA
- a CDS encoding YciI family protein has translation MAKYLLLKHYRGAPAPVNDVPMDQWTPDEVAAHVQYMQDFADRLEGTGEFVDGQALSPEGTFVRYDGDGRPPVTDGPFAETKDLIAGWMVIDVESYERAVELAGELSAAPGAGGKPIHEWLEVRPFLAAPPTITE, from the coding sequence ATGGCCAAGTACCTGCTGCTGAAGCATTACCGTGGCGCGCCGGCGCCGGTCAATGACGTGCCGATGGACCAGTGGACGCCAGATGAAGTGGCAGCCCACGTGCAGTACATGCAGGACTTCGCCGACCGGCTCGAGGGCACGGGCGAGTTCGTCGACGGCCAGGCGTTGTCCCCGGAGGGTACGTTCGTCCGCTATGACGGTGACGGGCGGCCGCCTGTCACTGACGGCCCGTTCGCTGAGACCAAGGACTTGATCGCCGGCTGGATGGTGATCGACGTCGAGAGTTACGAGCGGGCGGTCGAACTGGCTGGCGAGTTGTCGGCGGCCCCGGGTGCCGGTGGGAAACCGATCCACGAATGGCTCGAGGTGCGCCCGTTTCTGGCCGCGCCGCCGACCATTACGGAGTGA
- a CDS encoding RNA polymerase sigma factor, with amino-acid sequence MDETLLRALTPAVIGVLVHRGADFAAAEDAMQDALVEALRVWPGNPPRDPKGWLVAVAWRKFVDAARAGTSRRRREVLVEGQPSPVPGAAADDTLQLYFLCAHPSLTPASAVALTLRAVGGLTTRQIAQAYLVPEATMAQRISRAKRTVAGVRFNQPGDVATVLRVLYLVFNEGYSGDVDLAAEAIRLTRQVAAMTNHEEVAGLLALMLLHHARRPARTRSDGSLVPLAEQDRSLWDTRMIAEGVDVLQAALNRDRLGEFQAQAAIAALHADAQTAEETDWVQIVEWYDELVRLTGSPVARLNRAVAVGEADGPRAGLAALAELDPALPRYNAVAAYLHERDGDPVTAARLYAGAARLASSVAERDYLTRQAARLNAQHIQLGP; translated from the coding sequence GTGGACGAGACCCTGCTACGGGCCCTCACTCCCGCTGTGATCGGCGTCCTCGTCCACCGCGGAGCTGACTTCGCGGCGGCCGAGGACGCCATGCAGGACGCCCTGGTGGAGGCCTTGCGGGTATGGCCGGGCAATCCGCCTCGCGACCCCAAGGGCTGGCTGGTCGCAGTTGCCTGGCGTAAGTTTGTCGACGCCGCTCGCGCCGGTACCTCTAGGCGGCGGCGCGAGGTGCTCGTTGAGGGTCAGCCCAGCCCGGTCCCGGGCGCAGCGGCAGACGACACGCTTCAGCTGTACTTTCTGTGCGCACACCCATCCCTCACTCCCGCTTCGGCGGTCGCACTGACGCTTCGTGCGGTCGGCGGCCTGACTACGCGTCAGATCGCGCAGGCCTACCTCGTGCCAGAGGCGACGATGGCCCAGCGCATCAGCCGGGCGAAACGGACCGTCGCGGGCGTCCGGTTCAACCAGCCTGGCGACGTCGCTACCGTGCTGCGCGTGCTCTACCTGGTGTTCAACGAGGGGTACTCCGGAGACGTCGACCTCGCTGCCGAGGCAATCCGGCTCACCCGGCAAGTGGCAGCAATGACGAACCACGAGGAGGTGGCCGGACTGCTCGCGCTCATGCTGCTGCACCACGCACGGCGCCCGGCACGCACACGCTCGGACGGCAGCCTCGTACCTCTTGCCGAGCAGGACCGAAGCCTATGGGACACACGGATGATCGCGGAGGGCGTCGACGTGCTCCAGGCGGCTCTGAACCGCGACAGGCTTGGCGAATTCCAGGCTCAGGCCGCCATCGCTGCACTCCACGCTGACGCCCAGACTGCCGAGGAGACTGACTGGGTGCAGATTGTTGAGTGGTATGACGAACTGGTGCGTCTCACCGGCAGTCCAGTGGCCCGCCTCAACCGGGCTGTGGCGGTCGGCGAGGCGGACGGACCACGCGCAGGGCTGGCCGCCCTTGCGGAACTCGACCCCGCCCTTCCTCGCTACAACGCTGTAGCGGCGTATCTGCACGAGCGCGACGGTGATCCCGTGACCGCGGCACGGCTCTATGCGGGAGCTGCTCGGCTGGCCTCCAGCGTCGCCGAACGCGACTACCTCACGCGGCAGGCCGCGCGGCTCAACGCACAGCACATACAGTTGGGACCGTGA
- a CDS encoding response regulator transcription factor, producing the protein MTISTILVVEDDPTISQALADRLTAEGFRVIQAFDGPAAVLAHDAHEPDVVVLDVMLPGFDGLEVCRRIQAARPVPVLMLTARDAETDLLVGLGVGADDYVTKPFRMRELVARVNALLRRVERARELAASGASRISFDALTLDRSTREVTIDGARVHLTPIEFDLLALLAEQPGKVHSHDDLMREVWGWPDSSGTRTLASHVKTLRAKIGAHRVRTVHGVGYALAVAQ; encoded by the coding sequence ATGACGATTTCGACCATCCTCGTCGTTGAGGATGACCCCACGATCAGTCAGGCCTTAGCGGATCGCCTCACGGCGGAAGGTTTCCGTGTCATTCAAGCGTTCGACGGCCCTGCAGCGGTGCTGGCGCACGATGCTCATGAGCCGGACGTCGTCGTGTTAGACGTCATGCTTCCGGGGTTCGATGGGCTCGAGGTCTGCCGGCGGATTCAGGCGGCGCGGCCGGTTCCGGTGCTGATGCTGACTGCCCGTGATGCGGAGACCGATCTTCTGGTTGGCCTCGGCGTGGGGGCCGATGATTACGTGACGAAGCCCTTCCGGATGCGCGAACTCGTGGCGCGGGTGAACGCACTGCTGCGCCGCGTGGAAAGAGCGCGCGAACTTGCCGCAAGCGGCGCGAGCCGGATTTCTTTCGATGCCCTCACCCTCGACCGCAGTACCCGCGAAGTGACGATCGACGGTGCAAGGGTGCACCTCACGCCGATCGAGTTCGACCTCCTTGCTTTGCTCGCGGAGCAACCGGGCAAGGTTCATTCACATGACGATTTGATGCGCGAGGTGTGGGGATGGCCTGACTCGTCGGGCACTCGGACGCTGGCTAGTCACGTCAAAACGTTGCGTGCGAAGATCGGGGCCCACCGCGTCCGGACTGTGCACGGGGTCGGCTATGCGCTGGCGGTGGCACAGTGA
- a CDS encoding DUF4153 domain-containing protein, translating into MNPDRPLDGFRSIKVKLGILVASSVVAAVLVSEAGSRAGVPAWLTMPVTVAVALAVTQWLARGMTSPLREMTAAASVMATGDYSSRVTTTSRDEVGELARAFNTMAADLSASDQQRRQLVATVSHELRTPLTAQQALLENLVDGVISPDSESLRTALAQAERLSALVSDLLDLSRVDGGVTPLTLSRIDLAELIDQGVREANAAGADRRYIRFDVSVDAAQAEIYADAGRLAQVIANLLDNAVRHSPVGGTVTVRGGALDTQRWALEVFDEGPGIPADRAESVFTRFGSWSDSGGGTGLGLAIASWVCELHGGSISVLPADSGAHLRAVLPTVPSPASVSEPTKENSVPHASSAAVAEPPPARSSAPTPPADSPVAQLFGNAWPERNQKARPDLVLGCVGVGVLAALILPERNNIGLGALLVLFVCGGVVFAASVRKRAPWTMALALVSAGLGSLLVLRDADWLSVLAVLIVVVLTMSALTGARAVAATVLAAASWPVAALRGLPLLGRSMSALSRHSIIWPVLRTVVISVAALVIFGGLFASGDAIFGSWADQLIPDVNADGFVYRSFVGFFVGGTVLAATYVAINPPPVNNTAMTSGRPVHRRFEWLVPLGLVIAIFGVFLAAQASAMWGGHDYVQRTTGLTYAEYVHQGFGQLVAVTFLTLVTVALAARKAPRVTANDRLLLNVSLGLLCVLALAVVGSALLRMYVYQEAYGFTVLRVLVIAFEFWMGLLLVFVLTAGIVRHGRWIPRGALLSAALFILAIGLINPEAFVAQRNIDRYNETGKIDTHYLRRLGPDATPAIVAGLPRELATCIVSAPPNLSDDVLEWNLGRARAAAAAQGLDPSQTTGCDSWLLDQS; encoded by the coding sequence GTGAACCCGGACCGGCCGCTCGACGGTTTCCGCTCGATCAAGGTCAAGCTAGGAATTCTCGTCGCATCGAGCGTTGTTGCCGCAGTGCTCGTTTCTGAGGCAGGCAGCCGGGCCGGTGTCCCAGCTTGGCTGACAATGCCGGTCACAGTGGCTGTCGCGCTTGCGGTGACGCAATGGCTGGCCCGCGGTATGACTTCGCCGTTGCGCGAGATGACGGCCGCAGCATCCGTAATGGCGACGGGTGACTACTCCAGCCGAGTCACGACGACGTCACGGGACGAAGTCGGCGAACTTGCCCGGGCTTTCAATACGATGGCAGCGGACCTTTCGGCTTCTGACCAGCAGCGGCGTCAGCTTGTGGCGACAGTTTCGCATGAATTGCGCACCCCGTTGACCGCCCAGCAAGCGTTGCTGGAGAACCTGGTTGACGGGGTCATCTCGCCGGACTCGGAAAGCCTGCGGACAGCTCTCGCCCAAGCTGAGCGCCTCAGCGCGCTCGTATCCGATCTGCTCGATTTGAGTCGAGTTGACGGTGGAGTCACGCCGTTGACTCTCTCCCGCATTGATCTCGCGGAGCTCATCGATCAGGGAGTCCGCGAAGCGAACGCCGCAGGTGCGGACCGGCGGTACATTCGGTTTGACGTGTCCGTAGACGCTGCCCAAGCGGAGATCTACGCCGATGCTGGCCGCCTGGCTCAGGTGATCGCGAACCTGCTCGACAACGCAGTACGGCACTCACCGGTCGGAGGCACCGTCACCGTACGTGGCGGCGCCCTCGACACCCAGCGGTGGGCGCTCGAAGTATTCGACGAGGGGCCCGGCATTCCCGCTGACCGCGCTGAGAGTGTCTTCACGCGGTTCGGCTCATGGAGTGACTCCGGCGGCGGTACCGGACTTGGTCTGGCGATCGCCAGCTGGGTGTGCGAACTCCACGGCGGATCGATTTCAGTGCTTCCCGCCGATTCGGGTGCACACCTGCGAGCCGTCCTTCCGACCGTGCCCTCCCCTGCCTCTGTCTCAGAACCCACGAAAGAGAATTCCGTGCCCCACGCAAGTTCAGCGGCTGTGGCCGAACCACCGCCAGCCCGAAGTTCAGCCCCGACGCCCCCTGCGGACTCGCCAGTCGCCCAATTGTTTGGAAATGCCTGGCCAGAACGCAATCAGAAAGCGCGTCCCGACCTCGTCCTGGGGTGTGTGGGTGTCGGCGTGCTCGCTGCCCTGATCCTGCCGGAACGCAACAACATCGGCCTTGGAGCGCTGCTCGTACTTTTTGTCTGTGGCGGCGTGGTGTTTGCCGCGTCCGTGCGCAAACGCGCGCCCTGGACGATGGCACTCGCACTGGTTAGCGCTGGTTTGGGGTCATTGCTGGTTCTGCGCGATGCCGACTGGTTGTCCGTGCTCGCAGTGCTCATCGTGGTGGTTCTGACTATGTCTGCGCTCACAGGAGCACGCGCTGTTGCTGCGACAGTGCTTGCGGCGGCCTCCTGGCCGGTTGCGGCTCTCCGGGGGCTCCCGTTGCTCGGCCGTTCGATGTCTGCATTGTCGCGTCATTCGATCATCTGGCCGGTGCTCCGCACGGTCGTGATTTCGGTTGCGGCCCTGGTGATCTTCGGCGGGCTCTTCGCTTCCGGAGATGCGATTTTTGGTTCGTGGGCGGACCAGCTCATCCCGGATGTGAACGCGGACGGCTTTGTCTACCGATCATTCGTTGGATTCTTCGTCGGCGGCACTGTACTCGCCGCAACATATGTCGCGATCAATCCTCCGCCTGTCAACAACACGGCGATGACGTCAGGCAGACCAGTGCACCGCCGGTTTGAATGGCTCGTCCCGCTGGGTCTGGTGATCGCCATCTTCGGTGTTTTCCTCGCGGCACAAGCGTCCGCGATGTGGGGTGGCCACGACTATGTTCAGCGGACTACCGGACTCACGTACGCCGAGTACGTGCATCAGGGGTTCGGTCAGCTTGTCGCGGTGACATTCCTGACGCTCGTCACCGTTGCGCTTGCGGCCAGGAAAGCTCCGCGAGTGACGGCGAATGACCGCCTTCTGCTGAATGTCTCGCTGGGGCTCCTCTGTGTACTTGCACTTGCTGTTGTCGGTTCAGCACTGCTGCGAATGTATGTGTACCAGGAGGCGTACGGATTCACCGTGTTGCGTGTACTTGTTATCGCCTTCGAATTCTGGATGGGTCTACTGCTCGTGTTCGTGCTCACGGCCGGAATCGTGCGCCACGGGCGCTGGATTCCCCGCGGCGCGCTGCTCTCGGCTGCACTTTTCATCCTGGCGATCGGCCTGATCAACCCCGAAGCCTTCGTGGCTCAGCGGAACATTGACCGTTACAACGAGACTGGAAAGATCGACACCCACTATTTGCGCAGACTGGGCCCCGACGCCACCCCCGCCATCGTTGCAGGGCTCCCCCGTGAGCTTGCCACGTGCATTGTCAGTGCTCCGCCGAACTTGTCGGATGACGTTCTCGAGTGGAATCTGGGGCGTGCACGGGCCGCCGCAGCAGCGCAGGGGCTTGATCCAAGTCAGACAACAGGGTGCGACAGCTGGTTATTAGACCAGTCCTAG
- a CDS encoding TOBE domain-containing protein — MPQFRLSQAADLLGVSDDTVRRWVAQKLLVADADGAGRQVIDGAEIAAFARERASSGSGGGRVSARNRIRGIVTEVQKDGLMAQVEVTAGRFRLTSLMSRDAAEEMGLQPGVAATVVVKATNAIIETESAG; from the coding sequence GTGCCGCAATTCCGTCTGAGTCAAGCCGCTGACCTCCTCGGGGTCAGCGACGATACCGTGCGCCGGTGGGTGGCGCAGAAACTCCTTGTGGCCGACGCCGATGGAGCGGGCCGTCAGGTGATCGATGGCGCCGAGATCGCGGCGTTTGCGCGTGAACGCGCGAGCAGCGGCAGTGGCGGTGGGCGGGTATCCGCGCGCAACCGCATCAGAGGGATCGTGACTGAGGTGCAGAAGGACGGGCTCATGGCTCAAGTGGAGGTGACCGCCGGCCGATTCCGTCTGACGTCGCTGATGTCCCGCGACGCCGCCGAAGAAATGGGCTTGCAACCCGGAGTGGCGGCGACGGTCGTCGTGAAGGCCACAAACGCCATCATCGAGACAGAGAGCGCGGGTTGA
- the modA gene encoding molybdate ABC transporter substrate-binding protein, with protein sequence MVAIAGCGAPGDPDEETQTVAVAAAADLKFALDEIINAFEAEHDGWQISVSYGSSGNFVQQIRNGAPFDVYLSADITLAEALADGGFADPADVFGYATGRLVVWAADGSPADPTAGVSGLVKDDVKTVAIANPQHAPYGQAAEAAMRTAGVLEELKGKLVLGENIAQAAEFAQTGNADAGIIALSLALSPGLRDVGAFSEVPLDDFPRLNQGGVVLSRASESAHIFADFLTSPAGQEILSRYGFSPPDGEG encoded by the coding sequence ATGGTCGCGATAGCCGGGTGCGGCGCGCCTGGCGATCCCGATGAGGAAACCCAGACTGTCGCTGTGGCGGCCGCGGCCGATCTGAAGTTCGCCCTCGACGAGATCATCAATGCCTTCGAAGCCGAACACGACGGCTGGCAGATCTCCGTTTCCTACGGCTCGTCCGGCAACTTCGTCCAGCAGATACGCAACGGCGCACCGTTCGATGTGTACCTGTCAGCGGATATCACGCTTGCGGAAGCTCTCGCCGACGGCGGCTTCGCGGACCCAGCTGACGTCTTCGGCTATGCGACGGGGCGCCTAGTGGTGTGGGCGGCTGATGGGTCGCCTGCAGACCCCACAGCGGGCGTCTCGGGGCTGGTTAAGGACGACGTGAAGACCGTCGCGATCGCTAATCCGCAGCACGCACCCTACGGGCAGGCCGCCGAGGCTGCGATGCGAACCGCGGGCGTGCTGGAAGAGTTGAAGGGCAAACTGGTATTGGGCGAGAATATCGCGCAGGCTGCCGAGTTCGCGCAAACAGGGAACGCTGATGCGGGAATCATCGCTCTCTCCCTGGCACTATCTCCCGGACTGCGTGACGTTGGCGCGTTCAGTGAAGTACCTCTGGATGACTTTCCGCGGCTGAATCAGGGCGGCGTGGTCCTGAGCCGTGCGTCCGAAAGCGCGCACATTTTCGCGGATTTCCTGACCTCCCCGGCCGGGCAGGAGATCCTGTCGAGATATGGGTTCTCCCCACCCGACGGTGAAGGCTGA
- the modB gene encoding molybdate ABC transporter permease subunit → MDWDAVVLSLRLAAATTVVLLLTGIPLAAWLAYSRRRWTVVVEAVVALPLVLPPTVLGFYLLVALGNRSPIGRWWIELTGSPLVFTFNGLLIASVLHSLPFAVQPLMASFAGVDRRLLEASTVLGRTWPATIVKVVLPLSRAGLVTAVVLTFAHTIGEFGVVLMVGGNIPGQTRTVAISIYDSVQAFDHATAARTSFVLLLFSLVVLVATYTINRRGRPAWPRP, encoded by the coding sequence GTGGATTGGGACGCGGTAGTACTCAGCCTGCGCCTTGCCGCTGCTACCACGGTTGTCTTGCTGCTCACGGGGATTCCGCTGGCGGCCTGGCTAGCGTACTCGCGCAGGCGATGGACGGTGGTCGTGGAGGCAGTTGTCGCGCTGCCTCTCGTACTACCGCCGACGGTCTTGGGCTTCTACCTTCTCGTCGCCCTCGGCAACCGCTCTCCGATAGGGCGGTGGTGGATCGAGCTGACGGGCTCACCACTGGTCTTCACCTTCAACGGTTTGCTTATCGCCTCGGTCCTGCACAGTCTGCCGTTTGCTGTGCAGCCGCTGATGGCGTCTTTCGCAGGAGTTGACCGGCGGTTGCTCGAGGCGTCAACAGTGCTGGGCCGGACGTGGCCGGCGACCATCGTCAAAGTAGTGCTGCCGCTCTCCCGTGCGGGGCTGGTTACCGCGGTAGTGCTGACGTTCGCACACACCATCGGCGAGTTCGGGGTGGTACTTATGGTCGGAGGCAACATCCCTGGCCAGACACGGACGGTCGCCATTTCGATTTACGACAGTGTGCAAGCCTTTGATCATGCAACCGCGGCGCGAACGAGCTTTGTGCTGCTGTTGTTCTCACTTGTCGTACTTGTCGCGACGTACACGATCAACCGGAGAGGCAGGCCCGCATGGCCCCGGCCCTGA